GCCGAACTTCAGAAGGTCAATGGCTTCAATAGGGCCGATGCCGCTTCCGTCGGAAAGTTCACCAAACAATTTGTGGAGCGAAGAGGGGAGAGGATAGAGCAGCTCAAGCGGGATCGTAAACGAGGCGAACGCGGGAGAAGGATAGATCCGAGATTCGCATTCTGATTAAAACGATGAAGATTAGAACTCATAAGGGAGGGGCATCCCTCTCCCTTATCTTTTTCATCCGAGCCGGCCCATAGATTAAAGTAAATAAAATCATATAGTTAAGAGCAAAAATGCTTTTTGTAAGATCAAGCAACATTCCCATTTTTTTGCCGATAATAGTTATGAAGCCCGGGGGGGCCGCTGTTGAATCTGTTATTTTCGACATGTAACGGCTCAAGGAGGCTTTATGGTAGGAGCAGGTGAAACGCTAGTTCAGACCTTCAAACCCATCGAGCAGGTCGCAGCCGAAAACGGCATAACCATGGATGAACTTGAGACGACTCCCGCAACGAAGGCCGCGGTCGGACCATATACCGTAAATTACACAGAGGAAGAACGAATATTTGGAGTGGTCGCTGAAGGCCCCTACAAAGGGGAGGTTATAGGCCCTTGCAATCAGGGATCGGAAGGGATGCTCTTATCGGATGTATATCTGAGCGCCGATGAGGCTAAGGCGATAAGGGACACTGCCGGGATAGAGCGAAATATTCTATTCCTCGATATGGATTCCACAAAGGAAGGGATGTACTGCGTAAAGTCATCTCACGCCAAACACGTAGCAGCGACCATGGATTGCAACGACCTGGAAGAAAGCATAATGCCCGATTTCATAGAACACTTCTACGGCATCACCAGATATCTCCCCGTCCCTGGAAACAGCAGATGTGCTAAAATAATGGACTCGCTGGCGCCATCGATGCTAGTTGAGGGAGTCAAAATCGGTTCGGGATTCGTGGTCGCCGGCATAGCGGGCGAAAGGATAGTAAAACTCATAACCGGCAAATCCCTGATCAAGGGCCCCGCCAAAAAAGTCGTCCAAGAAAGCCCCTCACCACCTGTCAACGCGAGCGGAAGGCCGATCGTTCACACCGTGGAAAAGGGAGCAAAAAGAACTTCTAAACTCGCTAGAAGAGGAATCCACAAGGGTCTTAGAAGAGCTGCGAGCAAGGTTCCAGGATCGTTAAAGATCGTGGCCTTAGTGGCCGTCGGAGCTGGAATCGTGGTATTTTCATCAGAAAAGGCAAAGGCCTCCCCAAAACCCGGCCATTTCGTACCACTTGAAGAGATCCGCAGACCGACGAATTTCTATGACATAGGAAACGGCAAGGTATCGCTCTATGATACCTGCAAAGCCTCGACAGGGTGCTATTTTCTGAATTGGATGATGTCCGGATTAGATTGGTACTTTGCACAAACGAGCAGCGAAGCGCATTAAAGGAATATAGATAATTGCAAAAACGCCCGAAGCCAATGGCCCCGGGCGTTTTTTCTTTTTCAGTGCTTCGTACGAAAGGGCGGATTCAGGAAAATCCGGGGAGCACTATCGAAAGGCATCCCCGGATTCATTTTTATCTATAAAAACTGTTCGTATAGCTCTAATCTCGAATACTCAAGATCTACACCAATATATCACCATCCTTTATCAGCGCATCGCGTTTGCCATCGGAGTAGATGACCTCCAGAAGTTTGCATGATATCGGGCTGTCCTTGGCATACACTACATCCTGGTGGACGACATGCGAAGGAGATATGAAATCCTTCACGCCGGTCTTGCCGCCGAAGTGATCGCTGCGACCGTAGGCCCAGTGAAAGCCTGCCTTCTCGTCTTCCAGCACGATGCCGGTAACTTTTGCCTTGTCGTTGCAGCCGATTGCGAACTCCGCAATATTTTGCCAAGCGCGGTCCTTCGCGAATTCCTCGCGCAGCTTTTCGACCTCCGGCCCGCTGCCCTTTACATCGACGATGCGATTTCCCTTCACGACATAGACGACCGTCTGGTTACCTATTCGATGGGGAAGCTCTCCCGCAGTCTTGCTTCCGTCATTTTCGTTGGGAGTTACGAAGACTTCTCCGGCAGGCAGGTTGGATAGCGCGCCGTCTTTCCCCGCCTTGGAGGGATGAAGTATCCCGTCATCCCTGTGAACAGGAAGATTATTGGAAAGATCGAAATAGCATTTGTGACCGGTGGAAAATTCCACTTCGCCTGCGACTGCCTTTTCGAAATACGGGGCGATACGTTTGCAACGTTCCGCTATCTTCGCATAGTCAGCAGAAAGGCCGGTCTCCTCCATGAACTTCTGACATCCCGGCATGCTGCCGACGCGAAGCCTGTCGAGCTTGCGCGCATAGTTGTAAAGGGGGGCCGTGGCTGAAAACTGCGGCATGACTATTATGATCGTTGAAGAAGAAATGAGCTCCTCAAAGTTAGCCTCGCGGTCGCCTATTCTGCAGATGGAGGGGAGATCCGCGTTGTTTCCGCCGGTAGCGAGATATGTGACGAGCGGATTCACGGTGACTCCGAATTTGCCAGCCAATTTCGAAAGGCCCTCCCTCCACTCGGCAGCCATCGCGCGTCGTTCCTTCCACCTCGACATATCGGAAATTCCGCCGTGAGGAAGGTCGTGAATTACTGTGACCACCTCCCCCTTTTCAGGGTTGAAGATATCGACAAAAAATTTCTCCAGATTGAATGCCATAGCTCTCTCCTTTTTTTAAAATTTCGTGGCAAGAAATCAGTTCACTCCGAGCAGATCGCAGGAAATGCAGGCGATGAGCTCTATAAACTGAAGCATCTCCTCTATATCCAAAGCCTCGTTGGCGACGTGAAAATCGTCGGCATCGCCAGGGCCAAAACCAACCGCGAGTATCCCGGCCAGATTAAAGGGCTTAGCAAAGGTCCCTCCCCCCATTCCGAACGGTTCAGGCTCGCGGCCGATGATCTCGCGCGCGTTCGACTGTATCGTTTTCACAAGGATGTTGTCCGGATCGACCTGATGCGGCGGATTATTGTCGAGGATCTCGAACTCAAACCTCCCGTCCTTTATGCCTTCCGTGCAGCTCCTCATATCCGCTACGATTCCCTCTGCACTCTGTCCGGGGACGTAGCGGATGTCGTAGATCGCCTCCGCGTAGTTGGCGACGTTATTCGCGGCGCTGCCACCCCGTATGATTCCTAGATTGACCGAAGGTTTTTTCAGGATGGGATGGTGCTCGTGTTTAAGTTCGAACTTCTCGACCTTGGCGATGAAGTGGGCGAGTTTCTCTATCGCGTTAATTCCCAGCTCCGGCGTAGATCCATGGGCCTGCTTGCCGTGCGATTTTACCTTGATGACAGTGCGCCCCTTCTCAGCAATGTCTATCTTCATCATGTGCCCGCCGATATCGGGGATGATCGCGAAGGTCGGCTTCAGATATCCCTTGGACGTGACGAAGGCTATACCGGGATCGGGTTCATCCTTCTCGCGAAATTCCTCGCCAGCGAGCGCAGCTAGAACCAGTTCTCCTTTAAGCGAAACGCCGGCGTTTTTCAGGAGTTCCATCGCCATCACACAGGCAACCGACTGCCCCTTATTATCCATGACGCCACGGCCGTAGACCTTGCCATCTTTTTCGGTCATGACCCACGGATCGCTCGCCCATTCAGCCCTCTCGCCCGCCGGAACGACATCGAGATGGCAGCCTATACAGAGGGATTTTTCCCCCTCGCCGTAAGTAGCGATTATGTTGCCACGCCCTTCGATCATCTCGTAAACTTTGTAATCTATTCCGGCTGCGTCGAAATATCTTTTTAGGATATCTACCACCTTGGATTCCTCGCCGCTGATCTTGAGGTATGGGTGGTCGGATAGCTGCGCCTTGCCGCAGTTGACCGACCTTACCGCCACCATCTCGGAGAGCAGCTTGAGCGACTTCTTCCTGATTTCATCTCTGTGCGCCTTGAAATACTCGCGGATCTTGGATTTCATGGAAGGCTCCCTTGTTTAAAAATGTTTTGATTGCAATCATCCCCGCGGTTTTAAGCCGCCGGAGATATATCTGGTGAGATAGTCCTTGGCGGTTCTCACTGCATCGATAAGATTTACGCCTTTTGCGAGGTTGGCAGCTATCGCAGATGCGAACCTGCAGCCGGTTCCGCGCGGGCTAACTCCTTCGATGCGGTTGGCCGTAAACGAATGATATTCGTTTCCGTCGAAAAGGACGTCAACCGCATCACCCTCCAAGTGCCCCCCCTTAACTATGACGGCCATCTCCTTGCGCAATCCGCCGCCGAGTTTCATGTTCTCCCTGTGTATTATAGCTGCGGCAGTCCTCATCCCTTCAAGCCCTGAAATGTTCATGCCGGCGATGGCGCTCGCCTCCGAGAGGTTGGGAGTGATAACTGAGGCAAGCGGCAAAAGCCTTTGTCTCAGGAAGGTGTACCCATCCGGCTCTATCAGCGCCACACCTGAAGAGGAATGCAAAACGGGATCTATTACCACATGATTCGGAGCCAGACTTCGAAGAAACCATGCCAGCGCCTGCGCATTGGATTTCGTTGCAATCATTCCGATTTTGACAGCGGCCACCTTTCGCCCTTTGCATGCGGTTGCCAGCTGCTGCGTCAAGAGATCTGCGGGGGTGG
The Myxococcales bacterium DNA segment above includes these coding regions:
- a CDS encoding M20 family metallopeptidase, encoding MKSKIREYFKAHRDEIRKKSLKLLSEMVAVRSVNCGKAQLSDHPYLKISGEESKVVDILKRYFDAAGIDYKVYEMIEGRGNIIATYGEGEKSLCIGCHLDVVPAGERAEWASDPWVMTEKDGKVYGRGVMDNKGQSVACVMAMELLKNAGVSLKGELVLAALAGEEFREKDEPDPGIAFVTSKGYLKPTFAIIPDIGGHMMKIDIAEKGRTVIKVKSHGKQAHGSTPELGINAIEKLAHFIAKVEKFELKHEHHPILKKPSVNLGIIRGGSAANNVANYAEAIYDIRYVPGQSAEGIVADMRSCTEGIKDGRFEFEILDNNPPHQVDPDNILVKTIQSNAREIIGREPEPFGMGGGTFAKPFNLAGILAVGFGPGDADDFHVANEALDIEEMLQFIELIACISCDLLGVN
- the thiD gene encoding bifunctional hydroxymethylpyrimidine kinase/phosphomethylpyrimidine kinase, which encodes MENKVVLAIGGSDPSGGAGIQADIHTFRDNGVSGIFAITAVTAQNDEELLSIHPTPADLLTQQLATACKGRKVAAVKIGMIATKSNAQALAWFLRSLAPNHVVIDPVLHSSSGVALIEPDGYTFLRQRLLPLASVITPNLSEASAIAGMNISGLEGMRTAAAIIHRENMKLGGGLRKEMAVIVKGGHLEGDAVDVLFDGNEYHSFTANRIEGVSPRGTGCRFASAIAANLAKGVNLIDAVRTAKDYLTRYISGGLKPRG